One region of Zingiber officinale cultivar Zhangliang chromosome 7B, Zo_v1.1, whole genome shotgun sequence genomic DNA includes:
- the LOC122005077 gene encoding transcription factor bHLH148-like, with product MIASPSSSSSSSSKTKKAMKKPGLGDQEETKWRTAAQQRIYSRRLIDALRATAPSGPQAVKEAADSALALTARGQSRWSRAILLSRRRPSCKFLLKARRGRMQPKPPPPVLKLGAPASPEGKKVSERLRLLGRLVPGCRKLSAPSLLEEAADYMVALEMQVKTMRALADALSGASLNAAEHAVSDE from the coding sequence ATGATCGCTTCCCCTTCCTCGTCTTCCTCCTCGTCGTCAAAGACGAAGAAGGCGATGAAGAAGCCTGGCCTCGGGGATCAAGAAGAGACCAAGTGGCGCACCGCCGCGCAGCAGAGGATCTACAGCCGACGCCTCATCGACGCCCTCCGCGCCACCGCTCCTTCCGGGCCGCAGGCCGTCAAGGAGGCCGCAGATTCCGCCCTTGCCCTTACCGCCCGCGGTCAGTCCCGATGGAGCCGCGCTATCCTGCTCAGCCGCCGCCGGCCAAGCTGCAAGTTCCTCCTCAAAGCCCGCCGCGGGCGCATGCAGCCGAAGCCGCCTCCGCCCGTTCTGAAGCTAGGCGCGCCGGCCTCCCCCGAGGGGAAGAAGGTGAGCGAACGCTTGCGGTTGCTCGGCCGACTGGTGCCCGGGTGCCGGAAGCTATCGGCGCCGAGTCTGCTGGAGGAGGCGGCCGACTACATGGTGGCGCTGGAGATGCAGGTGAAGACGATGAGGGCGCTCGCGGACGCGCTCTCCGGTGCCTCGCTCAACGCGGCTGAGCATGCGGTGTCTGATGAATAA
- the LOC122003502 gene encoding zinc finger protein MAGPIE-like — translation MQFQNLFNFKNAKEDPQMSATEAISKTFSHSCNPPPPPKKKRNLPGTPDPEAEVIALSPRTLLASNRFVCEICGKGFQRDQNLQLHRRGHNLPWKLRQRGSKESRKRVYVCPEPACVHHNPSRALGDLTGIKKHFCRKHGEKRWKCDKCAKKYAVLSDWKAHVKTCGSREYRCDCGTLFSRRDSFITHRAFCDALAEETARVSAAVFNNITSNMDLKPTSFINVNNGDQVIVEQQQVKQRESRGVNTNSAFNNGDLYGSCSNLQQPEGQLSWAGNSTNNHGDIFSLSTTRTVKGENVFAHGSFPSLFSSLEHNPTLGSDTSATALLQKAAQVGASTIPFLGSLFKEELGGETRDFLGVGMHPSFSGWL, via the exons ATGCAGTTCCAAAATCTCTTCAACTTCAAGAACGCAAAAGAAGATCCACAAATGTCTGCAACGGAAGCCATCTCCAAAACCTTCAGCCACTCCTGCAATCCTCCACCCCCTCCGAAGAAGAAGCGGAATCTCCCCGGAACACCAG ATCCTGAAGCGGAGGTGATCGCTCTGTCTCCGAGAACACTGTTAGCGAGCAACCGTTTCGTGTGCGAAATCTGCGGCAAGGGGTTCCAGCGCGACCAGAACCTGCAACTCCACCGGCGCGGCCATAACCTGCCGTGGAAGCTCCGGCAGCGCGGCAGCAAGGAGTCGCGGAAGCGCGTGTACGTGTGCCCGGAGCCGGCCTGCGTCCACCACAACCCCTCCCGCGCCCTCGGCGACCTCACTGGCATCAAGAAGCACTTCTGCCGGAAGCACGGCGAGAAGCGGTGGAAGTGCGACAAGTGCGCTAAGAAGTATGCGGTGCTGTCGGACTGGAAGGCCCACGTCAAGACGTGCGGCTCCAGGGAGTACCGCTGCGACTGCGGCACTCTCTTCTCCAG GAGAGACAGTTTCATCACTCACAGGGCATTTTGCGATGCCTTGGCTGAGGAAACCGCAAGAGTCTCGGCGGCAGTGTTCAACAATATTACCAGCAACATGGATCTGAAGCCAACAAGCTTCATCAACGTCAATAATGGTGATCAGGTAATAGTAGAACAGCAGCAGGTCAAGCAAAGGGAGTCTCGTGGAGTGAATACTAATTCAGCCTTTAATAATGGTGATCTCTACGGCTCATGCTCAAATTTGCAACAACCTGAAGGTCAGTTGAGTTGGGCCGGTAACAGTACTAATAACCATGGTGATATATTCTCATTATCAACCACGAGAACGGTAAAAGGGGAAAATGTTTTCGCCCATGGGAGCTTCCCCTCCCTCTTTAGCTCTCTCGAGCATAACCCAACACTGGGGTCGGATACATCGGCGACAGCATTGCTGCAAAAAGCGGCACAAGTTGGTGCTTCCACCATTCCATTCTTGGGTAGCTTATTCAAGGAGGAGCTTGGAGGAGAGACTAGAGATTTCTTAGGTGTTGGAATGCATCCGTCATTTAGCGGATGGCTTTGA